Genomic DNA from Nonomuraea rubra:
CTCGGCCCGAGCCTCGTACGGCTGGCGCTGAAGGCCACCGGCGGAGACAGGCGGATCATCGCGGTGTCCCGCTTCTCCGAGCCGGGCCTGGCCCAGGCGCTCCAGGAGGAGGGCGCCACGGTGGTCGCGGCCGACGTCGCCGACGAGCGGGCCCTGCGCGAGCTGCCGGACGCGCCGAACGTGGTGTTCCTGGTCGGGGCCAAGTTCGGCACGAGCAGCGGCCAGGAGCACGCCGCCTGGTTCACCAACACCTACCTGCCGGGCCGGGTCGCCGACCGGTTCGCGGGCAGCAGGATCGCCGCGCTGTCCACCGGGAACGTCTATCCCCTCGTCCCCGTCACCAGCGGCGGCAGCACCGAGGGCTCGCCCACCGGGCCCGTGGGCGACTACGCGATGAGCTGCCTCGGCCGCGAACGCGTGCTGACGTACTTCGCCGCGAAGAACGGCACCCCCGTGGCGCTGCTGCGCCTCAACTACGCGGTCGAGCTGCGCTACGGCGTGCTGGTCGACCTCGCCCAGAAGGTGCTCGCCGGGGAGCCCGTCGACCTGACGACGGGCCAGGTGAACGTGGTCTGGCAGGGCTACGCCAACGAGGTGGCGCTGCGGTCGCTGCTGCTCGCCGGCGTGCCTCCGTACGTGCTCAACGTCACCGGCCCCGAGCTGATCTCGGTGCGGCAGGCGGCGGTGGCGCTCGGTGAGGCGCTCGGCAAGGAGCCGGTGTTCACCGGCGAGGAGGCGCCGACGGCGCTGCTGTCGAACGCCTCCCGCTGCCACCGCCTGTTCGGCTATCCGGAGCTGACGCCCGCCGAGCTGATCGAGCACACGGCGCGCTGGGTCGCCGACGGCGGGCCGCTGCTGGGCAA
This window encodes:
- a CDS encoding NAD-dependent epimerase/dehydratase family protein codes for the protein MRTTAELEERLARPSPGLVDDLGRLDGDIMILGAGGKLGPSLVRLALKATGGDRRIIAVSRFSEPGLAQALQEEGATVVAADVADERALRELPDAPNVVFLVGAKFGTSSGQEHAAWFTNTYLPGRVADRFAGSRIAALSTGNVYPLVPVTSGGSTEGSPTGPVGDYAMSCLGRERVLTYFAAKNGTPVALLRLNYAVELRYGVLVDLAQKVLAGEPVDLTTGQVNVVWQGYANEVALRSLLLAGVPPYVLNVTGPELISVRQAAVALGEALGKEPVFTGEEAPTALLSNASRCHRLFGYPELTPAELIEHTARWVADGGPLLGKPTKFERRDGRF